In a genomic window of Aeromonas veronii:
- a CDS encoding GNAT family N-acetyltransferase, which produces MIASSRLILREMIATDAPFILELLNDGDFYRYIGDRGIRTLEQAQEYIQQGPAVSYARYGHGLYLVERKEDGVSLGICGLIKRDTLEQVDIGYAFLPQYRGQGYAIEAAQAALADGKSRLGIGQVVAIVTPGNERSIGLLAKLGLVRSRLVKLSEDADECLLLEQ; this is translated from the coding sequence ATGATTGCCTCCTCCCGCCTGATCCTGCGCGAAATGATCGCCACCGATGCCCCCTTCATCCTTGAGCTGCTCAATGACGGCGACTTTTATCGTTACATCGGTGATCGGGGCATTCGCACCCTCGAACAGGCGCAGGAGTATATCCAGCAGGGGCCGGCAGTCAGCTATGCCCGCTATGGTCACGGGCTCTATCTGGTGGAGCGCAAGGAGGACGGTGTCAGCCTCGGTATCTGCGGTTTGATCAAACGCGATACCCTGGAGCAGGTCGATATCGGTTACGCCTTCCTGCCGCAGTATCGCGGTCAGGGTTACGCCATTGAAGCGGCGCAGGCCGCCCTTGCCGATGGCAAAAGCCGGTTGGGGATCGGGCAGGTAGTTGCCATCGTCACTCCGGGCAACGAGCGTTCCATCGGCCTGTTGGCCAAGCTGGGGCTGGTGCGCAGTAGACTGGTCAAGCTGAGCGAAGATGCCGATGAGTGCCTGCTGCTGGAGCAGTGA